A stretch of Castanea sativa cultivar Marrone di Chiusa Pesio chromosome 2, ASM4071231v1 DNA encodes these proteins:
- the LOC142624290 gene encoding late embryogenesis abundant protein D-34-like yields the protein MSQEQKDPIRYGDLFEVSGELASKPVAPHDAELMETAEKTAFGETQLGGTATVMRAAANLNVRDGLLDREINDDPTKVSVAQGVSVTQTDVPGRRIFSESVDGQVVGQYVQSMPTQEAAVGIVQNPNTIGEALEATVQSAGAKPVDQGDAAAIQAAEARATGTDTINEFKFYSLSIYLSDSNLKNISFVGVEVQMGAPAKLPADKVATKQDAEAVGNAEWRNNLNQAPHPGVLAASISAAARLNENLNA from the exons atgagCCAAGAACAGAAAGACCCCATAAGATACGGCGACCTTTTTGAAGTCTCAGGCGAGCTAGCATCGAAGCCCGTTGCACCCCATGATGCAGAGTTAATGGAGACAGCTGAGAAGACAGCGTTCGGAGAGACCCAATTAGGTGGAACAGCCACAGTGATGCGAGCCGCTGCTAACTTGAACGTAAGAGATGGTCTTCTTGATCGGGAGATCAACGATGATCCCACTAAAGTTTCAGTTGCGCAAGGTGTGAGTGTTACTCAGACCGATGTTCCTGGACGCCGCATATTTTCTGAATCTGTTGACGGACAG gTTGTTGGACAGTATGTGCAGTCAATGCCCACCCAAGAAGCAGCAGTAGGGATAGTGCAAAATCCAAATACTATAGGAGAGGCACTAGAAGCAACTGTACAATCAGCCGGAGCCAAGCCAGTTGATCAGGGTGATGCTGCTGCAATTCAAGCAGCAGAGGCTAGAGCAACTGGTACTGATACTATTAATGAATTCAAGTTCTAttctttatctatatatttgaGTGATAGCAACTTGAAAAATATATCCTTTGTAGGAGTAGAAGTTCAAATG GGTGCACCAGCAAAGTTACCTGCTGATAAGGTGGCGACCAAGCAAGATGCTGAAGCAGTGGGGAATGCTGAGTGGAGGAATAATCTGAATCAGGCTCCTCATCCTGGTGTCTTGGCTGCATCAATCTCTGCAGCTGCTAGGCTCAACGAGAACTTAAATGCATGA
- the LOC142624025 gene encoding uncharacterized protein LOC142624025 translates to MSNHFWKTVHLFFSKLKCLPTIQSTPPSDQNQDHHNHPSLSTSSSIIIKNFNSLYNLTSSQTHSTSLTSSTTTTTTTTTEFFSSSSDDSDDTDYSPPPPDFAAVFASQRFFFSTPGHSNSIVDSTQHPHPPDDDHDHNNTMFLVNESVKVPTYSLDPYVDFRRSMQEMVDARNLNNDFTAEWKYLHELLLCYLTLNPQNTHKYIIQAFADLVVCILSSSSSSSSSSADNHCSESKNRRHQYISQQLL, encoded by the coding sequence ATGTCAAACCACTTTTGGAAGACTGTCCACCTCTTCTTCTCCAAACTCAAATGCCTACCCACAATCCAATCCACTCCACCCTCAGACCAAAACCAAGACCATCACAACCATCCCTCCCTCTCCACATCTTCATCAATCATCATAAAAAACTTCAACTCCTTATACAACCTCACCTCATCACAAACCCACTCCACCTCCCTCacctcctccaccaccaccaccactaccaccaccaccgaattcttctcctcctcctccgatGACTCCGACGACACAGACTACTCACCCCCACCACCAGACTTCGCCGCCGTCTTCGCCTCCCAACGCTTCTTCTTCTCCACCCCTGGCCACTCCAACTCCATAGTTGACTCCACTCAACACCCTCACCCACCTGATGATGATCATGATCATAACAACACGATGTTTTTAGTCAATGAAAGCGTCAAAGTCCCCACGTACTCACTCGATCCTTACGTTGATTTCAGACGCTCAATGCAAGAAATGGTTGATGCAAGAAATCTCAACAACGACTTCACAGCTGAATGGAAGTATTTGCATGAGCTTCTCTTATGTTATCTTACACTAAATCCGCAAAACACCCACAAGTATATTATTCAAGCTTTTGCCGACCTTGTTGTTTGCATCTTGTCATCATcttcgtcatcatcatcatcatcggcTGACAATCACTGTAGTGAATCTAAGAACCGGCGGCATCAATATATTTCACAGCAATTGTTGTAA
- the LOC142624041 gene encoding uncharacterized protein LOC142624041, with product MALPMSVQFPVTSPFPSPTKAGHPRTSVLLKPPRVGRLSLSHPKLKPLNPISLRLRLRLRLKAIEETRESPESETQQTESESESQPGGEVGSEIKEAMRKRKEKEQQEGEGGLWSGVAEEIGEIEWPPFGKVLGTTGVVLGVIAGSSVVLLTVNAVLAELSDRVFAGRGVQDFFS from the coding sequence ATGGCGCTACCAATGTCCGTACAATTCCCGGTAACCTCTCCATTCCCGTCACCCACAAAAGCCGGTCACCCACGCACGTCCGTACTGCTCAAACCGCCACGTGTCGGtcgcctctctctttctcacccCAAACTCAAACCCCTAAACCCAATATCTCTCAgactcaggctcaggctcaggctcaaaGCCATTGAAGAGACCCGAGAATCTCCCGAGTCCGAGACCCAGCAAACCGAGTCGGAATCGGAGAGTCAACCCGGCGGCGAGGTGGGATCGGAGATCAAGGAGGCGATGCGGAAGAGGAAGGAGAAGGAGCAGCAGGAGGGAGAGGGGGGTTTGTGGAGCGGAGTGGCGGAGGAGATCGGAGAGATCGAGTGGCCGCCGTTTGGTAAGGTTTTGGGCACGACGGGTGTCGTTTTGGGTGTGATTGCAGGGTCGAGTGTCGTTTTGCTCACTGTGAATGCCGTTTTGGCTGAGCTCTCCGACCGGGTTTTTGCCGGTAGAGGAGTTCAGGATTTCTTTAGCTGA
- the LOC142623142 gene encoding prefoldin subunit 2: MASRAEDEQREPINEQAVANKYASMRTELNQIYSKITELEMEVGEHSLVINAIQPLDPSRRCFRMIGGVLVERTIQEVLPAVQRNKEGLEEVIARLNEALEKKKKEISDFEAKYKIRIRKPDGETKDDAGRKEGSAQGVLVGPAGGSE, from the coding sequence ATGGCCAGCAGAGCTGAAGATGAACAAAGGGAACCAATAAATGAACAAGCAGTTGCAAATAAGTATGCTTCTATGAGGACTGAACTAAACCAAATTTACTCAAAAATCACTGAACTAGAGATGGAAGTGGGTGAGCACTCATTGGTCATTAATGCTATCCAGCCACTTGACCCATCAAGACGGTGCTTCCGGATGATTGGAGGTGTTCTGGTGGAGAGAACCATCCAAGAAGTCCTACCTGCTGTCCAGCGCAATAAAGAGGGGCTTGAGGAGGTTATTGCTAGGCTCAATGAGGCtttggaaaagaagaaaaaggaaatttcTGACTTTGAGGCTAAATACAAAATTAGGATAAGAAAGCCTGATGGTGAGACCAAGGATGATGCTGGCCGGAAGGAAGGTTCTGCTCAGGGAGTTCTCGTTGGCCCTGCTGGTGGAAGCGAATGA